The sequence TGTTGTTTGTTCATAAATAAAATGCTAAATTTTTATTAAGGAGATGAGCAAATACTTATGACGATTTCTAGATTTGAAGTCTTCACGACTGTCGTGGATTTAGGGAGTTTTACGAAAGCAGCAAAAAAATTAAACATGACTCAACCTGCTGTTAGTCATGCGGTGTCAAGTCTTGAATCAGAATGGGGTGTATCGTTATTAATTAGAGACAAGAAAAAAGGGTTGCGCCTTACGGAAATTGGCCAGAAAACGGTTATTCATATGAGGGAAATAGTAAGTCGGATTGAAAAAATAAATCAAGAAATTGCTTTTGCCTCTAACATAGAGAAAGGCACAGTCCGCCTTGGCATTTTTTATAGCGCATCGGCTTGTTTACTACCGAAGATACTCGCTCAATTTCAGAGAAAGTATCCGAATATCGAATTTGTACTTTTTGAAGGCACTTATGAAGAAATAATCGATTGGTTAGAATCACGGGTCGTTGATGTCGGGTTTATTATAGAGACTAATGAGGCAACAGCGTATGAAACACTGCCGCTCGTTAAGGATGACATTGTCGTTGCTTTTTCTGAGCGGCATTTTTTAAATAAGTACGAGTCTGTAACGATTAAGGATATTGCCAATGAACCATTCATTATGCCAAAAGGCATGTATGCGCCATATATATTCGAAATTTTTAAAGATGCTCATGCAGAGCCCAATATTTGTTTTGAAGTGCAAGATTGCACAACAATTGCAAACTTAGTGAAAGAAGGGCTTGGTATCACAATTGGCTCAAAATTATTCCTAAAAACGCATAGTCAACTAAAGTATAAGGATCTAGCGGTCAAAAATGTACGTGATATATCTTTAGCGTTTAACAGCAGCAAAACATCTCCAGCAGTGCAAGCCTTTCTAAAAGAAGCAAGGCGCGTTTATGATCGGTGAACGATGAAACAGAGCTAAACAGAAGAACAGGGCTTTGGGTACTGGGAGGAACGTCATCGCTGTAAAGCGAATCTAGGTGAAAGACAAATTAGGGGTGGTCGTATGAAAAATACAAGACAAGCAGATAGGCTTATGGCTTCTGAAATAAAATCTGTTATAAAATGGAGGGCTTATGGAACCGACGATTGAATTGGCGAGAAAATTAATCGATGAACAGTTTCCAGAGTGGTCAAACCTAGAGATTAAACATGTGCAAAAAAGCGGTCATGACAATCGGACTTTTCGCCTTGGCGATACGATGAGTATACGCTTGCCTAGTCATGAGGCATACGCGCCTCAAGTTGAGAAAGAGGCAAAATGGTTGCCTATGCTTGCCCCTCATTTTGACTTGCCAATAACAGTACCAATTGCGAAAGGGAAGCCTTCTCGTTTGTACCCGTATTCTTGGTCTGTCAACCGGTGGATTGAAGGGCAAACTCTGGACAGAAGCAACACTGATTTACAACAATTAGCCGTTGATTTAGCTGCTTTCTTAAAAAAACTGCAGTCGATTGACTGTAAAAATGGCCCATTAGCAGGCAAACATAACTTTTTCCGTGGCGGAGATTTAGCAGTTTATAAACGTGAAACAGAAAGGGCAATGGCAACGTTAGGCGAGCAAATCGATAGGAAAGCATGTGCACAAGTTTTTAAAGAAGCATTAAGCTCAAAATGGAGCAAACCGTCAGTGTGGGTACATGGAGACGTAGCTCCAGGGAATTTACTAGTCAAAAACCGAAAACTGGCTGGCGTGATTGATTTCGGCAGCTCAGGTGTAGGCGACCCTGCATGCGATTTAGTGATGGCATGGACATTTTTTGACAAAGACAGCCGAAACATATTTAAAGAGGAAATGGGTCTTGATGCAGATACGTGGAATCGCGGGAAAGGGTGGGCTTTATGGAAAGCGTTAATTACGTATAATTCCGAAGTCGATGAGGTTCGTCAAAATGCTCATTTCACAATCAAAGAAATCTTACATGATTAGCGAGTTGAAAGAGAGAGGGTTAGATAGCCTCTCTCTTTTCTTTTAGGGATGTTCCAGCTATGCTAGGCGGCGGTCAACTGCATTTCTTGAAGCGACTAGGGGCAACTGTTTTAGCTCATAGACAGGGCTCAGAAACGAACCGATCGCTTTATCGGTAAACCAACAGCACGTTTCCGCATTGAAACACTTTTGACTCTACTAATGTAAGCTTTTTCGTAGTATTGTTAAATAACCGTTGTCCCTTTCCAATACAAACAGGATTGACGATGAGGCGGTACTCATCAATTAAGTCATGTTTCATAAAGATTTGCGCAATGTTTGCACCGGCAAAGAGAGCAATATTTTTACCAGGCTGAAGCTTTAGTTTTTCCGCTTCTAAAGGCACATTTCCCTTTACCACTCTCGCATTCCACTCAGCCTTTTCTAGCGTACGAGAAAAAACAACTTTGTTCATGTTATTCATTTTCCTAGCAAATAACCGGTTTTTTTCTGTGCTCGTTTGATCAAATTCAGCCGAAGGCCAATACTGGAGCATTTTCTCATAGGCAATCCGTCCATAAAGCAATGTATCCACAGTATCCAAAAAACGATCCATAAAATCGTGCATTTCCTCATCCATTACATGCCACGAACAATCTCCGTCTTTCCCAGCAACAAAGCCATCCAAAGACATAACCATTGACAAAGTTATTTTTCGCATTTGCGTCACCCTTTCAATTCTATTTTTTTAGAGATACTAAAAATGAGTAAATAGATATGAAGCGAATTATTTAGACAGGTCAAATTCAGTACAACTGTTGAATCCTAACAAATGACTCCGTTTTATTATAGGATAGAAGAAATGTATCGATTTCTTTTTGATTGCTAACAAGCGTTGTTCAGATGGGTCTAATCAAGGAAGGTCTATGTTTCTATCAATACGTAGAAGGGATGAAAAGGAAAAAAGAGAAAGTATCATTTGGGCAGAGTAAGCACACCAGTTAACAAATGACAAATATTGGGAGGTTTCGCCATGACTACTAAACTTGCCCTTACAGATGACCAAAAGAAGAAATTAAGAAAAAATAAAATCAAGATGTCTGCTATTCATACGATAGATCCCATCGATTTAGCTGAAATGTTAGAGATACCTTTAGAAAAAGCACAACAAATGGTAGCCAGCGCACAATTTCAACGTTTGCCCTCAATTGGCCCTGTCTTAGCAGGGAACTTAGTCAATCTTGGTTTCTTGCATCTTGATGATATGAAGGGGAAAAGTGGCAGTGAGTTAACCGATTTGTTGGAACAACATTGTGGCTGCTGGATTGACCCTTGTGTCGAAGATCAACTTAGACTAGTTGTCCACTTTGCAGAAAATCCCCATTCGGACAAAAAGTGGTGGGATTTTACGGAGGAACGGAAAAGATACCGGAAAGAACACGGATATCCAGCTGATCGGCCCAAAACACCTTGTAACAATCTAATGAAAACAAAACTCATTTAAAGGTGTTTACAGTTTTGATAGGGGCGTTTTTGGGAGGGAAGCAATAGGGGAACTGAGTTAGCTTTTAATGAGGACGAGCATTCTACGGTAAATGAAGAACCTAGCATCAAAAAACATGTAATGGTACCAGCGATAATAAAGAGAACTGAATCGGATGAGGGGAAAGCTAACATCGCTAAAATGGTAAAGCAATTGTTACCTTTTTTCTACGTCAAAGGTCATTATTGCTGGTGTAGTAGGAGGTAGCAACAAAGACATACGAGCTCGGATAAAGCTGATTCAGTTAATGACTGTTAAAGGCTCTTATTAGGATTATTTGGGCCTCATTAAGCATTGGCTTACTGAGCCTCAGGAGAGAATTATAATAGTAATTTTAAAAACTAATAAGCCTTATTTAACGGGATAAAAGTCATTCATTTGCCCGTTTATTCCAATCAAAAAGGAGGAAAATCGGACTGTTTTAACACGATCTTATTGTATGGTAAACTCGACGATAGAAGGATGTTTTTTCCAATGGTTATATCTCCAATATTGACAAAATGATATTGGTTTTTAAATACATAAATTTAACATTCCGCGAAAGGTCGAGAAACGGAGGTAGTGAACAGGTGAGTGGTGAAATTAAGTTAAATCCAAGGATTGTTCTTAATCAAGTGAGCAAGCTTCGTGACCATATTAATGAAGTAACACCAAGTCAGTCAGACTATACCAATGAAGGAACGATACTCGATTCGATTGAACTAGCAAGAGAAAACATGGAGAATTTACAACAGTTACTTACCGATTACCAGGCATTGGTGCTTGATAATGCCGACCATATTGAAAAAATGATCAATGACTTCGTTGCTGCAGAAGAGCAAGTAGCCAATCAAATAAAGGGAGGATAGAACATGGGCCAAAAATCACTTGATGCGGCACAGACGATTGACATGCTTCAAGCAATGGCTTCAGAAACATCCGATCAAAACGGCCAGTTTGCCGGATTCAGTAGTTGGTTGATCAGTCAACATTTACAATCAGGAGGCAGGTTAAGTTCAGGAAAGACGGCAACCGCAATAGCAAACTTTTGGAGTGAAGCACACGGGCCGTTTTTAAATTTACTTCGAGATGTGATGGATGATTTTTCAAACAAACTTGAGCAAATACAAAACGCCATATCCGATGCTTTTACGAGAGAAGCTGTGTTAAAAGAATCGTTTATGATGGATCAACTTTATGATGAACTAGATCAATTGAAAAACGTAGTTCGTAACTTTGGCGATGCGCTAGCAGACATTAAAAACGAGTATAGCGACGTATTGGCAATGCCGTCATTCGATGACTCCAAAATCGAACAAGGACTGACGAAATCGCAAGAAAAACTCCAAGAAACCACCGCCTACTTGTACGAAATGGATGCAAAAATGAAAACGCCAATGGAGTATATTGCCGAAGACATTGCATTAATGCATACATACGTTGACAGAATTCGGTCAATGATCTCAAATGGTTCTGTTTCGATTGAAAACTTCTCAAGGGGCCAAATAAAGGACGAAGAAGCGTATAAGAATGTGAAGAGTGCGTGGTTGCAACGAGAAGTCAATAATACCATCGAATATGTAGACTCTTTTTTAGGAAAGCCATTTGGCGTATTTCAAGATGCTTTTTCGGCAACAACAGAGTTTGTTCCAGGCTTGGCCATGGGCGTTGGCTTTTATGCGAGGCATGGGGCAGTGTTATTCGAAGGAAGAACGAAATTAAAGTCAGTAATGGCAGACATTAAAGACTCAAAACATATAAAAAAGTTTTCTGTTGCATTCAATGGAGCAACAACAATTGTTCAAAAAGGATATGAAACTGCTATCTCCCACATTTCTCAGCACCCCGTAGCCCAAAATGTCAGCAATAAGATAAACGATGCTTTTAAGCCTGGTGGGAAACTTCATGCAATAACAAATAACCGCTTTACAAAGGCACTAGGACCTGTGGGTTATGCTCTTACTGGGATGAGTCATCTTACAGAATTTACGGATCCGGATAATAGAGACAAATCGATTCTAGTTAAAGGTGCCAGAGCACTTGCTGGAGCATCTACAGAAATTGGGGGAGCTGCTGCAGGTGCATTTATTGGGGGCGCACTTTTATCGCCAATCCCAGGGGGTGCCTTTGTCGGTGCGGCTATCGGTGGTTATATCGGTGGGAAAGCAGGTAGTGAAATCGTGGACGATGTGAAAGACGCGGCTGAATATGTATTTTCTGGCCAGATTATAGATGACGCAAAAGAACTAGGCACAAAAGTAATTAATCAAGTGGCAGATGTAACAGAAAATGTAACAAAATCAGTAGGCAGCATATTTAAAGGGGCTGCGGATAGTGTGCTTGGGTGGTTTAGTTAAAAAATGAGAATGGAGATAAATTAATGATTCTTTATGCTACTGTTATATTTTTATTATCTATATGTCTCGCCTTTCAATATGTAACGGCATTTATGTTTCTCTTGTTTGGTAGAAACAACCCATATGCCCGTTTCGTGGAGAAGTTTTATGAACATCAGCCAAAAGATTGGTATGACAAGTTTATGAACTTTTTCTACATTATGAATTACGGTGTGGCACACCGAGGATATGTAAAGGTAATGGAAAAACACGGAGGGATAAAAGGGAAACTCCGATATGCAGGCTTAGTTTTTCTTGCAACAGTATTATTGGTTATCATTGGTAATATTATTAACGCTATTGAGGTTCGCCTCACGAGCTAGGAGAGGGCAAGATCAGTTTTACGTCGGAAATTATGAAGAAACGCCAAGAGGCATATACGATAAAATAATGAATGTATTTTATTATGCTTACTTTGGTCTTGCTGTACTTTTATTTCAGATTGCAATCGAAAGGTTTGGAGGCATAAAGGGGAGGTTTGTTTTTCTTTTAGAGGGAATAGGGATACTTGTGGTACTCGCTATTTTAGTCAACATCCCCCACATGTTTTAAAAACGACATTGTCACGGAAGGAGAAATTTATTGATCCTTTACGCTAGCGTTATGTTTTTATTATCCATATGTCTTGCCTTTCAATATGTAACAGCATTTATGTTTCTCATGTTTGGAAGAAACACCCCCTATGCTCGTTTTGTGGAAAAATTTTACGAACATCAGCCAAAAGATTGGTATGACAAGTTTATGAACTTTTTTTACATTATGAATTACGGAGTCGCACACCGAGGATATGTAAAAGTGATGGAAAAGCACGGAGGGATTAAAGGCAAGCTACGTTACGCAGGCTTTGTTTTTTTGGTAACTATAATCTTAATTATAATCGCCAATATTCTCACCATTATTGAAATAAGACTCATGAGTTAGGGAAAGTGAAGTTTTGTTAACCAAAAAAGGAGATAAAAAAATGTTTGAGTTACTTCTCTTCTTTATAATAGGTTTCTGTATGACATCAAGGCTATTGATTCTGAGAATCAATGGAAAACCAAGTCCTTCAAGCATAATTTAGGGAACAAGTGCCGATATACCGACTTGAAAGAGGGAGAGAGACGAATGATCATATATATAATTATTTTATATTTAATAGGCTTATGTCTTGCCTTTCAGTATATAACAGCATTTGTTTTTTTAGTCGTAGGAAGAAACAATTTTTATGCCCGTTTTGTGGAAAAATTTTATGAACATCAGCCAAAAGATTGGTATGACAAGTTTATGAACTTTTTCTACATTATGAATTACGGAGTAGCACACCGAGGATATGTAAAAGTGATGGAAAAGCACGGAGGGATAAAAGGGAAACTCCGATATGCAGGCTTAGTTTTTATCGCAACAGTAATTCTAGCTATCATTGGTAATATTATTAACGCTATTGAGGTTCGCCTCACGAGCTAGGAGAGGATGAGGTCGGTTTAGGTTGTAAATAAATGAGAACTGTGCTGCTTTTTATTCTAGGAAAAATACGCCTTTGTTGACTTGATCGATAAACTTTACAGGCAATGCCCTTACGACTCCTGCTTATGGATAGAGATAATGCTTCTGAAGGGGAGCTATCTTTGTAAAGAGGTGAAATATGGAGACGTTTGCTTTAATTATCTTTACTATTGTAGGTTTATCAATTACCCTGCAATTTTTAACGGGTATGTTGTTTTTCTTATTTGGAATAGCTTCTCCAATAGGCAGTTATTTGTCTAATTATTATGTGAAGAACGCCAAAGGTTGGTTTGACCGGTTTACAAATATGTTTTATTTATATGCACATCGTTTTGCCCATCTTACATTTCTAAAGTTAATTGAAAAGTATGGTGGAGTAAAAGGGAGGCTTTTTTACCTGGGGATAGGGTGTGTATTTTAATTCTTTTTATTATTGTAGCCAACATCCCCCACATGTTCTAAAAACGGCATTTTTTGAAAGGAGAAAAAAGATGAAGCCCTTTATGCGGTGTACGACGGAGGAATGGATGCTTCTTTTGACGATGTGTGGCTATGAGGTGTTGGCCAAGTCGTTAGGAGAGGAAGTGTTTGGCGAAAAATCAGAAGAGAGCTGGGAAACGTTGTTTGAATGTGCAGCGCATCAACTTATGCTTAAAGGGGTTTGGGATGATGAGAAGGCTTCAAAGGATGAGGTTCCGCTTGCGGATGGGCTGCAATCTTTTATTCGCAGTGTAGCTGAAGCAAAGCAATTGATCCGTTTATCAAACCCACTGACCAATGAAGCATTATTATTTAGGCGTATCGGCGACGGCCAATGGATTGAACATTACATAAAGCAAGAAATTATCCAAGAGTTTCATCCTGTTGATGCAAAGAGTATAGAGAAGAACATGCATCAGTTCATTGAATATAAAGATTTAGAACCGAGCAACGAGATTGAATTCACGATGTCAAATGGCGCTTTTACTGCGCTAAGTGACCAGCGGCATGTAAAAGAAGTAAAAATGTACTGGCTTGAAGCAACTAGGCAAAATGAAGCGTGGTTTGATGAATTTGCAGAAGCGCTTTTAGCGAATGATTGGAAGTTTTTTAATACAAGTGTGATCCATGTTTCACTTGATGGAGAACAGACAGAAACAGATTTGAATGACCTATTGTTTCATATGCCTGCACGAGATGGAGTTTGGTTTGTAAGATACAAAGATGTTCATTCAAACGAAGATGTCATTATTCAAAAAACATCTTTTTCTAAATGGAAAGAAGTGTGTAACGAATTCCTTGAACGGACAGTCTTCCACGCTGCCAAATAAAGGAGGGTGTTTTATGAACATATACAAAACATCACGAGATAAGAAGGTTGTATTTGGTTACAGTGCGTTGGTTGTGGGGTTGACTGCTATTATGGCGATTGTGTTCATGGTCGAAGACTCCATTGGGCGTTTATTGTTTTTTGGCCTTTTATTTATGATTGGAATGATTTATTTTGTTGGCGGGATGGTGTTTATTACATATGAGTTGAAAGAAGAGGGTTTGTTTGTTCAAGCTGGTTTAATTAGCCGTTTTTACTCTTATGAAAGCATGACAGCGCTTGAACCGATGGGCAGCCCTTTTTCTGGGAAAGAGCGTATCGTTGGCTCTTCTCAAGGATTTAATATCAAACATAATGGGCCAAAGGGAGAGGTGAAAGTCTCGCCTGAGCGGATGGAAGAATTTAAACAGGAGCTGCTCAAACGTGCGCCACATTTAGATGTGCAAGTGAAAGCAGATAGTCGATAGGAGGAAGACACATGTCGGTTGAATTTTATCGAAATCGAATACGGGAGACGGAAAATGCCATCCAAGCAGCCAATGAAAAAATTGCTCGCTTAAGAGCGTGCAGGGCCCACTTAATTGGACAGGAAATTATCATGGGCGATACAAAACATACTTTTAAAGAACCGGAATTAACGAAAGAGAATTGGTATGGCAAGCATGCGGATGAATTTGATGCTGAGCGTGAATCGGAAGTGGTGGGCCCTTATCAAGATCTCCTCAATGAAGTCGGCAATACAATTGAAAAGGCGACGAACGAAATCAGTGCTACACAAGATGTCATCAACTTCCAAAGTAGTTTGCTAAGCAATTATCAAATCGGTCTTGAACGGGCAATCGAGAGGGAAAAGGAAGAGTAGGATTGCCGCTGTTTTTTGGTCGCCAGCATATTTATGCATACAAACGCTCAGAGAATCGTTCTCTGGGCGTTTTTTGGTTTCCTTTCGGTAAGATTGCAGCAATGTATCAAATCTGCGTTTCGTAAGTTTGTGTATGTGGAACTAACATTTTACAAGAGATTGCGGTGAACTACCCACCACTTACCACCCTTACAGGCTGCTTGAAGTGGGGGCTTCTTGGGTAATCGCCACTTTTGGTAGCTGACGAAATGGACCAAGCTAACCCTCTTGTTCCAAGAGTTATCTTTCATTAGGCAGTGGCTAATAAGCGAATCCCTTCTTCGCTCGACCGATATTCATCTCCCCCTTACCGCACTGCTACGCCCTTCACACGCTTGAAGGGGGAGACTTCTTTTGGAAATATGTTAAAATAGAGAGAAATGCTGCAGGAGGCGTTTTTAAGTGATTTACATAGGTTTAAGCGGCTGGGGTGACCATCATCGCTTATACGAAGGCGTAAAGCCAGCAGAAAAGTTGCAAACGTATGCGGGCTATTTTCCGATTGTGGAGTTGGATGCCTCGTTTTATGCCGTTCCACCCCAATCGTCAATCCGAAAGTGGGTAGACGAAACGCCGGCGTCTTTTCAATTTGTTGTCAAAGCGTATCAGGAAATAACAGGCCATCAGCGGGGAGAGGCGCCTTCTCCTTTTCAATCGAAACAGGAGATGTTTGCTGCTTTTATAGAATCGATCCAACCGTTGGCGGAAGCAGGCAAACTAGCGATGGTTTTATGCCAGTTTCCCCCCTGGTTTGATGTTCAGAAAAAACACGTTGCTTGGCTTCGTGTAGTGCGCGAACAGTTGAAAGATTTTCCGGTCGCGCTTGAATTCAGGCATGAATCGTGGTTTTTGCCTGCTTACCGTGAGAAAACGCTCGCGTTGATGCGCGAGGAAAATTGGATTCACAGCATTTGTGATGAACCTCAAGCCGGGGCACGCTCGATTCCAACTGTGCTCGAGCCAACAGACCGCCAAAAGACATTGGTTCGTATGCATGGACGCAATGTCCATGGTTGGAATGGGCCGAGCAAAGGGCAAGAATGGCGTGATGTCCGCTATTTGTATGATTACAACGAACGGGAGCTTGCTGAATGGAAAACGCGCCTTCAGTCGCTGCGACAACAATGTGAGCACATTTATGTGGTTTTTAACAACAATTCTGGCGGTCATGCGGCACACAACGCCCGCGCGTTGATTGAGATGATGGGCATCGAATATACGGACCTGGCGCCAAGACAATTGGACTTATTTTAACAGCACGCGAACAGCAAGCGCCTAAGCTTTGTGCTGTTTAAGGGTGGCACTAGCTTTTTCGGTGTCCATATTTAAATATGATTATACAGAAAGCTGGTTTTTTAATGGAATATGTACTGCTCGTATTAGTAGGTTTTGCTGCAGCGGCATTTGGGAGTTTGCTCGGTCTTGGGGGCGGTGTGGTCGTCGTGCCTGCTTTGCTTGGACTCGGTAGCTTGTTTGCCGCTGTCGACGTCATTTCTCCGCAAACAGCTGCAGGCACGTCTTTATTTGTTATGATTTTTACCGGCATTTCTTCTGTGCTAGCCTATCATAAACAGAAAACGATTGATTGGAAAAGCGCACTTCTTTTTTTGATTGGTATTGTTCCTGGGGCGATTCTTGGGACTAGCGCCAGCAAAGTGTTGTCAACGGATTCGTTTATGTTTTATTTCGGCCTTTTTATGCTCGTTATTGCGGGTAGTTTATTTTTGCGGGGAAAGCTAAAACGCAAAGATGCGCCTGTTAAGGGAGTGATCCGTGAGAGCAAGGATGAAGCTGGAAATCGTTTTGTTTATGGCTATTCGCCTATTACCGCCATTCTAGTCAGCATTGGCGTTGGCTTTTTATCGAGCCTCTTCGGCGTCGGTGGAGGGGCGTTAATGGTTCCCGTCATGATTGTCTGGTTTGGGTTCCCTGCTAAAATAGCTGCCGCTACCGCCATGCTTGTTATTTTGTTTTCGGCCGTGTCAGGTTCAGCTGCCCATTTTGCGGCTGGTCACATCCACTGGCTTTATGCGCTGGCGCTTATTCCTGGAGCGTGGTTTGGTGGCAAGGCGGGTGCTTGGCTCAACCAACGAATTCGCTCTAACTTGCTCGTGTGGTTGATGAAGCTTGTCTTTATCGGGCTTGCGGTGCAGTTTATTCTCCAAGGCCTGCTATAAACACCACATATCAGGAACAGATCGAAATAAGAGGAGGCGACTTTGTGACCAAGACGGTTACCATTTATCATACAAACGACATCCACAGCGGTTTTGCCACATGGCCGCGAATTGTCTCATATATAAAGCGGCATCGCCATCCCCTTATGCGCTATGTCGATTTAGGAGACCATGCAGACAGGGCAAACCCGCTTACAGAAGCGACTTACGGAAAAGGAAACATTGAGCTTTTAAATGAAGCAGGCGTTGATTTTGCCGTACCTGGCAACAACGAAGGTGTGACCTTTTCCAAACAAATGCTTCACGAGATGTACGAGCACGCTTCATTCCAAGTGCTTGCCGCCAATTTGATTGACCAACAAACAGGGACTTATCCGCACTGGGTCAAGCCTTATTGGGTCGATGAAATGGAAGGTGGCATTCGGATCGGCTATATTGGCTACACTGCCTCCATGATCCACTTCTATGAGCAGTTGGGTTGGGATGTTGCTTTTTCTATAGACAGACTTCGCCAGTT is a genomic window of Shouchella clausii containing:
- a CDS encoding aminoglycoside phosphotransferase family protein, whose translation is MEPTIELARKLIDEQFPEWSNLEIKHVQKSGHDNRTFRLGDTMSIRLPSHEAYAPQVEKEAKWLPMLAPHFDLPITVPIAKGKPSRLYPYSWSVNRWIEGQTLDRSNTDLQQLAVDLAAFLKKLQSIDCKNGPLAGKHNFFRGGDLAVYKRETERAMATLGEQIDRKACAQVFKEALSSKWSKPSVWVHGDVAPGNLLVKNRKLAGVIDFGSSGVGDPACDLVMAWTFFDKDSRNIFKEEMGLDADTWNRGKGWALWKALITYNSEVDEVRQNAHFTIKEILHD
- a CDS encoding sulfite exporter TauE/SafE family protein codes for the protein MEYVLLVLVGFAAAAFGSLLGLGGGVVVVPALLGLGSLFAAVDVISPQTAAGTSLFVMIFTGISSVLAYHKQKTIDWKSALLFLIGIVPGAILGTSASKVLSTDSFMFYFGLFMLVIAGSLFLRGKLKRKDAPVKGVIRESKDEAGNRFVYGYSPITAILVSIGVGFLSSLFGVGGGALMVPVMIVWFGFPAKIAAATAMLVILFSAVSGSAAHFAAGHIHWLYALALIPGAWFGGKAGAWLNQRIRSNLLVWLMKLVFIGLAVQFILQGLL
- a CDS encoding dihydrofolate reductase family protein — protein: MRKITLSMVMSLDGFVAGKDGDCSWHVMDEEMHDFMDRFLDTVDTLLYGRIAYEKMLQYWPSAEFDQTSTEKNRLFARKMNNMNKVVFSRTLEKAEWNARVVKGNVPLEAEKLKLQPGKNIALFAGANIAQIFMKHDLIDEYRLIVNPVCIGKGQRLFNNTTKKLTLVESKVFQCGNVLLVYR
- a CDS encoding PH domain-containing protein is translated as MNIYKTSRDKKVVFGYSALVVGLTAIMAIVFMVEDSIGRLLFFGLLFMIGMIYFVGGMVFITYELKEEGLFVQAGLISRFYSYESMTALEPMGSPFSGKERIVGSSQGFNIKHNGPKGEVKVSPERMEEFKQELLKRAPHLDVQVKADSR
- a CDS encoding YwqI/YxiC family protein → MSGEIKLNPRIVLNQVSKLRDHINEVTPSQSDYTNEGTILDSIELARENMENLQQLLTDYQALVLDNADHIEKMINDFVAAEEQVANQIKGG
- a CDS encoding DUF72 domain-containing protein → MIYIGLSGWGDHHRLYEGVKPAEKLQTYAGYFPIVELDASFYAVPPQSSIRKWVDETPASFQFVVKAYQEITGHQRGEAPSPFQSKQEMFAAFIESIQPLAEAGKLAMVLCQFPPWFDVQKKHVAWLRVVREQLKDFPVALEFRHESWFLPAYREKTLALMREENWIHSICDEPQAGARSIPTVLEPTDRQKTLVRMHGRNVHGWNGPSKGQEWRDVRYLYDYNERELAEWKTRLQSLRQQCEHIYVVFNNNSGGHAAHNARALIEMMGIEYTDLAPRQLDLF
- a CDS encoding YwqH-like family protein, with translation MSVEFYRNRIRETENAIQAANEKIARLRACRAHLIGQEIIMGDTKHTFKEPELTKENWYGKHADEFDAERESEVVGPYQDLLNEVGNTIEKATNEISATQDVINFQSSLLSNYQIGLERAIEREKEE
- a CDS encoding helix-hairpin-helix domain-containing protein, with the translated sequence MTTKLALTDDQKKKLRKNKIKMSAIHTIDPIDLAEMLEIPLEKAQQMVASAQFQRLPSIGPVLAGNLVNLGFLHLDDMKGKSGSELTDLLEQHCGCWIDPCVEDQLRLVVHFAENPHSDKKWWDFTEERKRYRKEHGYPADRPKTPCNNLMKTKLI
- a CDS encoding LXG domain-containing protein, whose translation is MGQKSLDAAQTIDMLQAMASETSDQNGQFAGFSSWLISQHLQSGGRLSSGKTATAIANFWSEAHGPFLNLLRDVMDDFSNKLEQIQNAISDAFTREAVLKESFMMDQLYDELDQLKNVVRNFGDALADIKNEYSDVLAMPSFDDSKIEQGLTKSQEKLQETTAYLYEMDAKMKTPMEYIAEDIALMHTYVDRIRSMISNGSVSIENFSRGQIKDEEAYKNVKSAWLQREVNNTIEYVDSFLGKPFGVFQDAFSATTEFVPGLAMGVGFYARHGAVLFEGRTKLKSVMADIKDSKHIKKFSVAFNGATTIVQKGYETAISHISQHPVAQNVSNKINDAFKPGGKLHAITNNRFTKALGPVGYALTGMSHLTEFTDPDNRDKSILVKGARALAGASTEIGGAAAGAFIGGALLSPIPGGAFVGAAIGGYIGGKAGSEIVDDVKDAAEYVFSGQIIDDAKELGTKVINQVADVTENVTKSVGSIFKGAADSVLGWFS
- a CDS encoding LysR family transcriptional regulator, with protein sequence MTISRFEVFTTVVDLGSFTKAAKKLNMTQPAVSHAVSSLESEWGVSLLIRDKKKGLRLTEIGQKTVIHMREIVSRIEKINQEIAFASNIEKGTVRLGIFYSASACLLPKILAQFQRKYPNIEFVLFEGTYEEIIDWLESRVVDVGFIIETNEATAYETLPLVKDDIVVAFSERHFLNKYESVTIKDIANEPFIMPKGMYAPYIFEIFKDAHAEPNICFEVQDCTTIANLVKEGLGITIGSKLFLKTHSQLKYKDLAVKNVRDISLAFNSSKTSPAVQAFLKEARRVYDR